The Streptomyces laurentii region CCGCCTCGAACGCCTCCGCCCCGAACTCCACCGGGGTGCCGTCGTCGAGCAGCACACTGCCGCTGCGGGTCTCGGGATCGTACGTGTACGCGGTCGCCTGCATGCCCGGCAGCCTATCCGGCCGCCCGCACCCACCGGGCCGCCGTGCGCGGGCCCACCCCCAGTGCCAGGGCCGCCGCCAGGTCCCGGCCGGTGTCCACGTCCCGGCGTACGGAATCCACCCCCGCCAGCCGGATTTCCACCGCCCCCGACGACAAATGGCGCCGCCGCGAAGCGCCCCCGAAAGCCGGTTCCAATTCCGTACCCGGACTCGCCGAGAGGAAAGTCGTGCCGATTTCGGCGGCGTCCGCGAGAAATGCCCGCGGGAATTGCCCCGCGACCGCCAGGACCCTGGCCAGCTCGGCGGGCCGCAGCGCCGGGAGATCCGCGTTCAGGGCCGCCACCCGCGCCCCCGGCCGCCCGGCCCGTACCGTACGGGCGCCGTGCGCCAGCGCGTCGTTGAGCCCGCCGCCCGGCGGATCGGGCACGATCCGCGCGCCCAGCGCCGCGAGCGACACGGCCGCGTCGGGATCGTCCGTGACGACCACCACATCCCGTACCCGGCCACAGGCCAGCGCCGCCGCCACCGTGTCCTCGGCGAAGGCCAGCGCCAACCGCCCCCGCAGCGGGCCCCCACGGCCGCCGCCAGCCGGCTCTTGGCCCGTGCCAGCGGCTTCAGCGGGACGACCAGGGACCAGGAACGTTCCTCCGCACCGCCGAAGTGACCACCCGACCGGTCGTCCGCGTAGGTCTTCATCCCACCCATTCTGTATTCTTCCCGCTCGCGAAACGCCAAGGCCCCGGGGCGTACGGTGTCCTAGGCCAGCAGCGGGGAGGCCCCTGACCCCCGCGCGTCCGTCCGGAGAAAGGTGTCCGAGTGTCCCGCCGCAGAATCGGCTTCTGGTACCGCCTGGCGGCGGTCATCGCCAAACCCCCGCT contains the following coding sequences:
- a CDS encoding 2-phospho-L-lactate guanylyltransferase cofC (2-phospho-L-lactate guanylyltransferase CofC [Streptomyces sp. C];~identified by MetaGeneAnnotator; putative), which codes for MQATAYTYDPETRSGSVLLDDGTPVEFGAEAFEAGGLRLLRPGQRVRIETAGEGPSARITLVTLQTF
- a CDS encoding 2-phospho-L-lactate guanylyltransferase cofC (2-phospho-L-lactate guanylyltransferase CofC [Streptomyces himastatinicus ATCC53653];~Glycosyltransferase family A (GT-A) includes diverse families of glycosyl transferases with a common GT-A type structural fold; cl11394;~identified by MetaGeneAnnotator; putative) — protein: MALAFAEDTVAAALACGRVRDVVVVTDDPDAAVSLAALGARIVPDPPGGGLNDALAHGARTVRAGRPGARVAALNADLPALRPAELARVLAVAGQFPRAFLADAAEIGTTFLSASPGTELEPAFGGASRRRHLSSGAVEIRLAGVDSVRRDVDTGRDLAAALALGVGPRTAARWVRAAG